A stretch of Usitatibacter palustris DNA encodes these proteins:
- a CDS encoding AraC family transcriptional regulator, giving the protein MLTREPGARLRPWVRTLWATEAADSIPGAATRERVLPTAEMHLVIRVSDTPLRIFDGIDDEVGHSTSAGVLGGIRAQAHLRDVSQPVSAVGAMLRPGACEALFAVPADELTGRHTPLDALWGSAFAPFRAQLQDAQGLAERLDVFERLLAQRLPRIRGLHPAVAHALERFAFAPRVTEVVKETGYSHRRFIALFRRTVGVAPKDHLRLQRFQRVLEQLKNDPGIAWADLAQAAGYSDQPHFNREFREFAGITPEGWRAARPEHPHHVPVNSLQDAPRRAR; this is encoded by the coding sequence ATGCTCACGCGCGAACCCGGGGCAAGGCTGCGTCCCTGGGTGCGCACGCTGTGGGCGACGGAGGCTGCGGATTCGATTCCCGGAGCGGCCACGCGCGAGCGCGTGCTGCCCACCGCGGAAATGCATCTCGTCATTCGCGTTTCGGATACACCGCTGCGCATCTTCGACGGTATCGACGACGAGGTCGGCCACTCGACCAGCGCGGGTGTGCTCGGTGGCATCCGCGCGCAAGCGCATCTGCGCGACGTCTCGCAGCCGGTGAGCGCCGTGGGCGCGATGCTTCGGCCCGGCGCGTGCGAAGCGCTGTTCGCCGTGCCCGCCGACGAACTCACGGGCCGTCACACGCCGCTCGATGCGCTGTGGGGTAGCGCATTCGCGCCGTTTCGCGCGCAGCTCCAGGATGCGCAAGGGCTCGCGGAGCGGCTTGATGTCTTCGAACGCCTGCTCGCGCAGCGGCTCCCACGCATTCGCGGCTTGCATCCGGCGGTGGCCCACGCGCTGGAGCGCTTCGCGTTCGCGCCGCGCGTGACGGAGGTCGTCAAGGAGACGGGCTACAGCCACCGGCGCTTCATCGCATTGTTTCGTCGCACCGTGGGCGTCGCGCCGAAGGATCATCTGCGGCTGCAGCGTTTCCAGCGCGTGCTCGAGCAACTCAAGAATGATCCGGGCATCGCCTGGGCGGACCTCGCGCAGGCCGCGGGCTACAGCGACCAGCCGCATTTCAATCGCGAGTTCCGCGAGTTCGCGGGCATCACGCCCGAAGGCTGGCGCGCCGCCCGCCCGGAACACCCTCACCACGTGCCGGTCAATTCCCTTCAAGACGCACCGCGGCGCGCCCGCTAG